The DNA sequence AGGCGCGGCCGGCCAAGCAGCAGCATACTTCCAAGCGGATATTCGAGCGGCTGCGCGACGAACACGGTTACGGGCGGCGGGATCACGATAGTAAAGGACTACGTGTACCAGCGGCGGCTGCGGTCACGCGAGATGTTCGTGCCGTTGCGCCACGATCCTGGGCACGCGCAGGTCGACTTCGGAGAGGCGGTGGCGGTGGTCGGCGGAGTGGAACGGAAGATCCACTTCTTCGCGATGGATTTACCGCACAGCGACGCCTGCATGGTGCAGGCTTACCCGATGGAGAGCAGCGAGGCTTTCTGCGAGGGCATCGCGTCGGCTTTGAGTTCTTCGGCGGTGTGCCGCGCTCGATTTTGTACGACAACACCAGGCTGGCAGTGGCGCGCATCCTGGGCGATGGCCGGCGGCTGAGGACGCGGGTCTTCAGCGAGTTGCAGTCGCACTATCTGTTCGCCGATCGCTTCGGCCGACCGGGCAAGGGCAACGACAAGGGCAAGGTCGAAGGATTGGTGGGTTACGCGCGGCGCAACTTCATGGTGCCGGTGCCGCACGCAACCAGCTTCGCCGATCTCAATGCGCGACTGCTGGAGTGTTGCCGGCGGCGCTTGAACGACCGGCTGCGCAGCCACGATGAGACCGTCGGAGCGCGGCTCGGACGCGACCGCAGCGCCTTCCTGCCGCCGCCCGCGGTTCCTTATGAAGCGTGCGAGAAGTGCGCCGCGCGCGTCAGCTCGCTGTCGCTGGTGCGCTATCGCCGCAATGACTATTCGGTGCCGACGGCCGATGGCCATCGCGAAGTGCTGGTCCGCGGTTATGTGCACGAAGTCGTGATCGCCTGCGGTGCTGAAGCGATCGCCCGTCATCCGCGATCGTACGAGCGCGAGGACTTCATCTTCGATCCGCTGCACTACCTGGCGCTGCTGGAGCGGAAGATCAATGCGCTGGACCAGGCCGCGCCGCTGGTCGGCTGGAGCTTGCCCGAGGAGTTCGCCACGCTGCGCCGTTTGCTCGAAGCGCGCCTGGGCAAGCCCGGCAAGCGCGAGTTCGTCCAGGTACTGCGCCTGATGGAAGTGTTCCGCACCGACGATGTCGCGGCCGCGGTCAGAGAAGCGATCGCGCGGGGAGTGATAGGCTTCGATGCGGTGAAGCACCTGGTCTTGTGCCGCATCGAACGACGGCCGCCACGGCTCGACCTGAGGATCTATCCGTACTTGCCGCCGGCCACGGTAGCCACCACTTCAGCCCGCTCCTACTTAAGCCTGTTGGCTCAAGGGACAGCGTCATGAGCGATACTCCGCAACTGCTGCTCGCCCATCACCTCAAGGCCCTCAAGCTCCCGACCTTCCTGCGTGAGTACGATAAGCTGGCCCGGCAGTGCGCTGCCGAAGGCGTCGATCACGCGCGTTACCTGCTGCGTCTGACCGAACTCGAGATCATCGACCGCGAGCGCCGCACTATCGAGCGCCGCATAAAGGAAGCAAGGTTCCCCGCGGTGAAGAGTCTCGACAGCTTCGACTTCACCGTCATCCCTTCGCTCAACAAGACCCTGGTATTGGAGCTGGCACGCTCCGAGTACGTTGCGCGCCGCGAGAATGTCATCGCGCTGGGCAACAGCGGCACCGGCAAGACTCACATTGCGCTCGGCCTCGGACTGGCCGCCTGCCAGAAGGGCCTCGCGGTCGGCTTTACCACCGCCGCGGCCCTGGTCAACGAACTTCACGAAGCCCACGATGAAAAGCGACTCCTGCGCCTGCAGCGCCAGCTCGCCGCCTACAAGCTGTTGATCGTGGATGAGCTCGGCTACGTGCCGCTCTCACAGACTGGTGCCGAGTTGCTGTTCGAGGTCTTCAGTCAGCGCTACGAGCGCGGCTCGATCATCGTCACCAGTAACCTGCCCTTCGACGAGTGGACCGGCGTGTTCGGCTCCGAGCGGCTCACCGGTGCGCTACTCGATCGGCTTACCCATCACGTCCATATCCTCGAATTGAACGGCGACAGCTTCAGGCTCAAACACAGCAGAGCCGAGATGGCTGACAATCTGTCTCCTCAAGAACCCGGATGAGCCCCGTCCCAATCGACTGCGCCCATCACAAGCTCCGAGTACTGGTGAGGGGGAGAATTCCCATGAGCGTTAACCTAAGCTCTTGATAGTACGCGAGAGTTCGGAGTATTCCTCTGTGCATGGTGGAAACGGCGCGGGCGGATGAGTGGAGGGTAATTGAGGGGCTGCTGCCTCAGCGATGGCGCGAGGCAGCGCGCGAGATGGGCGCATTCAAGCGTGCGCGATACGTCATGGATCCGGCGCAACTACTGCGCCTACTTTTGTTTCACGCGGTGAATGACGGCGGGCTCCGCCAGACGGTCGCACAAGCGCGCGGCAGCGGGATCGCGACGATGTCGCAGGTGGCATTGTTCAAGCGCCTGAAGACCTCGGGAGCTTGGCTGGCGTGGCTGGGTGCCGAGCTCGCGC is a window from the Candidatus Binataceae bacterium genome containing:
- the istB gene encoding IS21-like element helper ATPase IstB; this encodes MSDTPQLLLAHHLKALKLPTFLREYDKLARQCAAEGVDHARYLLRLTELEIIDRERRTIERRIKEARFPAVKSLDSFDFTVIPSLNKTLVLELARSEYVARRENVIALGNSGTGKTHIALGLGLAACQKGLAVGFTTAAALVNELHEAHDEKRLLRLQRQLAAYKLLIVDELGYVPLSQTGAELLFEVFSQRYERGSIIVTSNLPFDEWTGVFGSERLTGALLDRLTHHVHILELNGDSFRLKHSRAEMADNLSPQEPG